One stretch of Zingiber officinale cultivar Zhangliang chromosome 6B, Zo_v1.1, whole genome shotgun sequence DNA includes these proteins:
- the LOC121992591 gene encoding phosphoinositide phospholipase C 4-like translates to MGSYKCCLCFTRKFRWCEAEPPADVRAAFAAHAGEGGSYMAADQFRKFLSDQGDAGHDAESVIEKGIQLGPRQHLRGKLPVPAFTLDDFHRYLFSVELNPPIRSQVHHDMTAPLSHYYIYTGHNSYLTGNQLSSDCSDVPIIKALKNGVRVIELDMWPNATKDNIDILHGRTLTSPVELIKCLRSIKEHAFSASPYPVIITLEDHLTPDLQAKVAEMVVETFGDLLYYPDSESSKEFPSPESLKKRIIISTKPPKEYLAAKNDKEKNGNSQNLNDDEEAWGKEVPGLQTELNKTQNNDDDVDDSDEDCHDDSDDGKSMSQRSPPEYKSIITIRAGKPKGDISEALKDDPDKVRRLSLSEQQLEKVAATHVADLIRFSHRNLLRIYPKGTRFNSSNYNPFVGWIHGAQMVAFNMQGYGRSLWLMHGFYKSNGGCGYVKKPDFLLTVGPNNEVFYPKASLPIKKTLKVKSIHGRWLAYRLQKNSF, encoded by the exons ATGGGGAGCTACAAATGTTGCCTCTGCTTCACGAGGAAGTTCCGGTGGTGCGAGGCGGAGCCGCCGGCGGACGTGAGGGCGGCCTTCGCCGCCCACGCCGGAGAGGGAGGGAGCTACATGGCCGCAGATCAGTTCCGTAAGTTTCTTTCGGATCAAGGCGATGCCGGCCATGATGCGGAGTCGGTCATCGAGAAGGGAATCCAGCTGGGACCGAGGCAGCACCTCCGAGGCAAGCTCCCCGTGCCGGCTTTCACTCTCGATGACTTCCACCGCTATCTCTTCTCGGTGGAGCTCAACCCTCCCATCAGATCTCAG GTTCACCATGATATGACTGCTCCTTTATCCCATTATTACATCTACACAGGACATAACTCATACTTGACTGGAAACCAACTGAGCAGTGACTGCAGTGATGTCCCCATTATAAAAGCACTCAAGAATGGCGTGAGAGTAATTGAGCTAGATATGTGGCCTAATGCCACAAAAGATAATATTGATATTCTTCATGGGAG GACTTTAACTTCTCCTGTGGAACTTATTAAATGCTTACGATCCATTAAGGAGCATGCCTTTTCTGCATCCCCTTATCCTGTCATTATAACTCTAGAGGACCATCTTACTCCTGATCTTCAAGCTAAAGTCGCTGAA ATGGTTGTAGAAACGTTTGGAGACTTGTTGTATTACCCTGACTCAGAATCTTCAAAAGAGTTCCCATCACCAGAATCTTTAAAGAAAAGGATTATTATTTCAACCAAACCGCCAAAAGAATATCTTGCAGCTAAGAATGATAAAGAGAAGAATGGTAACTCCCAAAATTTGAATGACGATGAAGAAGCATGGGGAAAGGAGGTCCCTGGTCTTCAAACTGAGCTCAACAAG ACACAAaacaatgatgatgatgtggaTGATAGCGATGAGGATTGCCATGATGACAGTGATGATGGTAAGAGTATGTCCCAGAGATCACCGCCCGAATATAAATCTATTATCACTATACGAGCTGGAAAGCCTAAGGGTGATATAAGTGAAGCACTAAAAGATGATCCTGATAAAGTTAGACGTCTCAGTTTGAGTGAACAACAACTTGAAAAGGTAGCAGCAACTCATGTGGCAGACCTAATAAG GTTTTCTCATAGAAATTTACTCCGGATATATCCAAAGGGTACACGCTTCAATTCTTCTAACTACAATCCATTCGTTGGCTGGATTCATGGTGCTCAGATGGTGGCATTTAACATGCAG GGATATGGAAGATCACTGTGGTTGATGCATGGATTTTATAAATCAAATGGTGGATGTGGATATGTAAAGAAACCTGATTTCCTGTTGACTGTTGGTCCAAACAATGAGGTTTTTTATCCTAAAGCAAGTTTACCCATAAAGAAAACCTTGAAG GTCAAAAGTATACATGGGAGATGGTTGGCGTATAGACTTCAAAAAAACTCATTTTGA